Within Quercus lobata isolate SW786 chromosome 5, ValleyOak3.0 Primary Assembly, whole genome shotgun sequence, the genomic segment atgtATTTAATGCATGTGGATTTCTTCCACCTTCCCATGGGATAATTTGATCATTGGACTTGTCCTCAGAGAGTGTAGACTATTTTTATCCatgaaattatttcaaaataaaatgcttatttatttatttatttattttgtttttccctttagaaaatattaaaggGCGCCCTTTTCTATTGCGTTCTAGGATTTAACAATTGGTTGTATACTTTCTCCAGAATGGAATTCTTTGCCTAAATTGAACAAGCTAATGCACATAGATTTAAGTTGGAATCTCTTGCAAAAGGACATTTTAAGATTTTTGGGTGCACTCCCAGATCTTAAATATCTGGACCTAAGTTACAATGAAATGCAAGGGCCTCTTTCTAGCAAAGGTACGTACatgtaaatttgaatttttctcaaaatttccccctaaattttctttataaaaaataccatgaaaaaacacaaacaaaattgaaatctttTATGCCTTATTGACCTCATCTACATTTACGCTAATTGTACATGCTTTCTAGTGAATACTTTAGTGCAACACTTCAATGCATGCAATAAGATTAAGATTCTCTAGAGTTTTTAGGGTACTTTACTACAAAGAATTCTTTAAATCCTAATTTTTCCTTCAATATGGTTAATGTAATTCTCTTCACCTATGATTTAGAACTGAGTAATCTAAGAAATTTGGAGGTACTCATCGTGCGAGAGAATCGACTCAATGGAAGCCTACCATTCAAGGGTAAAATTcaataatacattttttaatGGCTAAAATAATTTACCTGTGAGAAGCAATGTCTTTTAGTATCCACAAGTATGCCATTTTAAAGATTTACTCTTTACGCTATCTCTTTTTAATTCTCTTGGTAGATATGACAAATTTCAGAAGTTTGGAGATTTTAGATATGAGTGGTAATATGTTCATTGGAATTTTTTCTCCATATATTGGGACACTATCTTCTCTCAAGACTATATCATTATCTCAAAATAAACTCCATGGGAACTTATATGCTAGAGGTAAGAATCTACTATGAAATCTGGCATTTATACTTTGTTAATGTTACCTGTACTTATCTGACATAGATTAGGAGTGTAAAAGCTaaaaacatgtgaagaacaaTGACTGAAATATAATCATTCATGTTAGGTTTTATCGGCATATTCCGTGACAATGTAATCTTGTTTGAATATGTAATGTGTCACTAAGTGTTCAAAATTACAAGTCCAAAATGTAGTTCAAAAAAGACACTTGTTTGATTGATGATTGATCAATCAAACAAGTGTCTTTGATAGCCATTTGATCCTAGCTTGACCGATCAAAAGCAGATTCTtgaaacttccttgatagcaaCTTGATCGATTGAAAATCTTGAAACACAGATTTTGACATGTTTTAGTTGAGTTAGTGCTACCTTGTTTTTCATGCCTTACacccaaaaatatataagattAATATATAAGATACTTAGTGACATGTGCTACAAAAGAGAAAAGCTAAACCAAGAAATCATCAACCCGTGAGTTGAAAGACCTAAGATAATTATCATCTGCTGTGTTGCTACTAACATGGTGCAGATCAAGAGTTGAAGCCACAGAGCCATCTCAGTGTGTTGttacaaatataaaatcttAAAGGTTTTATGCAACCCCTGTAGCATTTTTATCTTTCAAGGTTGTCCATTGGTTTTTCACTTCGTCACCATACTGCTGAATTTATCATGAATTACTTTTTACATATGGTGACATGCTTGCTTGGGGTGATTAACCTATGATAATCTTGTTTacataattttgttaattggctTAAGTAGTTTAATCTACTGGTTGATAATCCAAGTAGTCAAAACATATTCTTTCCAATTACTATTCTGGCCAGTAAACTAATGGATTGTCTTGTTGATTTTTACATTGGCACATAATTAGGATGGACACTATTAATGTTATTGCTTTTGACAGATTTGGGTATGCTGAAAAACTTGAAGAGTTAGATCTCTCTGACAATAACTTTGAATAGATCCTCCCTCCATGCCTAAGTCGTTTGACATCTCTTAGATTATTAGATCTATCTAAGAACCAATTCAGTGGAAATTTTTCTTTATCTGTGATAGCCAACTTGACATCCCTTGAGTACATTGATCTTAGTTATAATCGTTTTGGGGGTTTATTCTCATTCAGCTCATTTGCCAATCACTCTAAGCTCAAAGTGATTCGATTTAAAGGTGAAAACTACCAGATTGAAGATGGTAACAAAATTGTGAGTGAAAGCAACACATTTTAGATCGAAACTGAAAATCCCAGTTAGGAACCTTTGTTTTAGTTAAAGGTGCTAGTGCTGCCTAACTGTGATCTGAATAAGTTATCCTCCAACATTCCAAAGTTTCTCTTTTACCAGCAAGAATTGGAATTGGTTGATATCTCTCACAATAGGTTGAAGGGAAGCTTCCCCGTTTGGTTGATTGAAAATAATACTAGATTGCAATTGCTAAATCTTCGGGATAATTATTTTTGGGGTCAATTTCATTTGCCAATAGATCACTGCAGTAATCCTTCTTGGTTGGATTTCTCTTACAATAACTTTAATGGGCAACTGCAAGAAAATATTGGAAAGATGATTCCAAACTTACAATATCTGAATATatctcaaaatcattttgaaGGTTTTCTCCCATCCTCAATTGGTGACATGAGTAATTTGGAGAAATTGGAATTGtccaataataatttttcaggAGTGGTGCTAATGAAATTGGTTGCCAATTGCACCTCCTTGGTAGTTTTGAAGTTAtcttataataaatttcatggTGAAATTTTCTTAGAGGGATTCCAATCTTTTAACAATAGCTTACgtattttggaattaaaaaacaATCAGTTTACAGGTACTTTGACAACTATGGTACCAACAGCTGGTAGTCACTTAGGGCTCTTAGATATTAGCAACAAACGGCTTCTCAGGTTTAATTCCCAAATTGCTGGTAGGAAATCTGCGGTACTTATGGTCTCTAGAcatgagtaataattttttcGAAGGTTCATTTCCATGTGAAATGGAAATGCGTGCATATATTTTACTAGACCTTTCTCATAACTTGCTTTCTGAATGGTCACCTTCTTTCGTTGATTTATATACTATTCAACATCTATTTTTACAAGGCAACGAACTTGCTGGACCATTACCGAtactttcattcaatttttcACTTCATCTAGTGACATTGGACATTAGAGATAATAAATTTTCTGGTAGAATCCCTAATGAAGTGGGTGTGCTTATTGAGTGGCAACAATTTTAGTGGTGTGATTCCAGACAAGCTGTGTTGGTTGAAGAATATTGCCATAATGGATCTTTCTAAGAACAATTTTTCTGGAACAATACCGCATTGCTTTCATGACCTAAAATTTGAGGAGATAGATGCTTTTAATGGCCTTACTGAACcaaattccacttttttggAGTTCAGAGATATAATTGTCCCATATCAAAGTATCCTTAAaaggaattttgaaaattttgaggtaGAACGAGAGGTTGCTGCAGAGATTGGGATTGAGTTTGTAATGAAATATAAATCTTACTTCTACAAGGGTGGAATTCTTGATCTCATGTCTGGATTGGATTTGTCAGTCAACAAACTAACAGGTGGCATCCCTCTAGAGTTAGGACAACTATCTCCAATTCTTGCACTAAACTTGTCTTACAATCAATTGACAGGTTCCATTCCAAATACATTCTCAAAATTGACTCAATTGGAGAGTTTGGACCTTTCTCACAACAATTTGAGTGGAGAAATTCCTTCATCATTGATTGATCTGCACTTTCTAGCAGTTTTCAATGTGGCTTACAACAACTTATCAAGTAAAGTTCCAAACATGAAAGGACAAGTTGGAACATTTCAAAATAGCAGTTATGAAGGAAATCCATTTCTTTGTGGACCACCACTAGAGAAAGGTTGCACTAGGGTTGATAAAACACCTCCATCACcaaaaaaatcttcaaatgcAAGTCACCGAAAATGGTATGATGTGGATTCTTTAGTCTTCTCCACAACTTTTATCGTATCatacattattttctttattggtGCAGCTtgtattctttatattaatCCTTCTTGGCGACAACGATGCTTCAATTTGATTGAGAATCGTATGTACTGGTGCTATAATTTTGCATTATATAAGCTAGAAAGGTTGTCAAACTGTAtggaaaaaattgccaaatgcccttttcgggcaaaaATAGCAGCTCTTTGCctcctttcccaaactaattaaggaaatcccctcttttgaaactctaTTTGCGATAAATCAAGTTAGGCCTTATAGcggttttaaggagcctatagtgaagTTTTTGGaacttatagtggcgttttgtaactcgatctctatgaaatcgagttataggtaaaaaaaaataaaaaaataaaataaaaaaaaaataaaaaaattacctataactcgatttcatggaggtcaagttacaaaacgttactataggtccttaaaaacgccgctatagggctctagaaatttttttttttaaactcaatttatctcaaatcgagttacaaaagaggggtatttctctaattagtttAGAAAAGGGGGCAAAACGCTGCTTAGTTTGGgagaaaagggcatttgcccattttctcccaaACTATATTTGTAATGCCCTTTTCTCCCAAACTATATTTGTCATTAGTTATACTTAATAGGTGATGATGGACACCTATGTGTCTATTTGGTTATGAATAGTGGTTATTATGAATATGAAACAAAgtgttttgttttcaattttccaacCTCTATTGTAGTTTTGTTTCGAAACAATTAGAAGGAAGTTTTTAATGGCCATATGTAATGCTCATCTGCTTATAAAATAACATGTAAGTCATTTTGTGGCATATGATATCTTTAAATGGGAAACTAGTTTCAATTGTACAACATATCattaagaaaaaaggaaaattaaataacGTGATTTATTAAGAATAACATAGATAATGTgaataaattgtgaaaattctattttgacCCCTAACTGTTCTAATTAACATACTTGAATTTCACTTAGACGCAACATCAATTCAaatagttgtaaaaaaattgacattggTAAATTAAATACTCATGCATCACCACAATCaataaagaagtaaaaataaatcataaagaACACAAGGATTTGGTGATGTTGTGGGAAGCTTCTGAaggacttcaaaaaaaaataaaaatcaaaaaacactCTAAGAGTAAACCTATACCATAAGGAATCCTCTTTAAAAGGAATTTTTATGAGACCAACTTACAAACCTTTTAGCTAATAAGTGTATTGTAGTGATGACACTAAGGCtccatttggatacaacttattttgttgaaaactgaaaattgaaaacactgtagcaaaataatttttaaatatgtgaatagtgccatgggacctatttttaatattttttttctaaataaagtggttgtgggtcctacgaacagtgcatgaacagtaactttGTCTCCCGCACAGTGTAATCACGTGTATGAACAGTACCGGTTACTACTCATAAgcgctgaaaaaaaaaaaaaaaaaaaaaaaaaaaaaaaaaaaaaaaaaaagaggaaatgcAAAATGTGCAAACGCACAAACGCAAAGGCGGATCCAAACCGCACCTAAGGGAATCTTATTTACCTTTGGAAAATGGAGAGAAACTTTTAGCAAcgacaataaattttgttgCGACGACATTTATGTCGCTAAAATAAGGTTTGTTTTAATGACAACATCTATCATCGCTAATAATCATCTTTAGTGATGACCTTATGTTTCGTCACAGATATGTggccaaaaatatataataaatatattatatatgtgctTTATTTATTAGTGATGACACTGATGGTCGCTATTAGAATGCTATTATCGATGACACATGTTGTCGCAAATATATCTACCTAAATATAATGGAGGGTAAACTTTTCATACTCAAAAAGTGGTGGGAATGAAGCTAGACCATCCCCCTCTACACAGCACAATATGTACGGCTCTACCCAAGTTGGGCCATCAACATCTGCCTGTAATGAGCCTACCACCTTCAATAAGTATAATCCAATTAATGTTAACGAGTACTGCATGTCTTTATATCAACAGATTGGATCATCCACTTCCCTAGGACAAGGATTTGAGGGTTTGTATAGCTATGACCATTATCCCCAACCTAGTTCAAGACCTCCCTCCTATCACCCATTGCCACCTCCATCCTATTCTGGGCAATACAATTATGACCAGGATAGCCAATCCCCTTCCCCACAACATCTGTATCCAACTTTATATCATGGCCAACCCATGTCTAATCCATTTCACAATAATCCATATCCACATGGGCAATACAGCCATGACCAACATGACTTGTTCATCACACCACAACCTTCCCAACCATTCCCTCATGTTGGTGATTTCTACAAGCCACCAAATACATGGGCATGTTCTCCGAACTCTAAGGAAGAGGCCTCCATAACAGACTATGAGGAAGATGCCTCCATTCAGGACAATGGGGAAGATGCAAAAGATGTAGAAGATATGAAGGTGTCATCAAAGGATGAAAGTGACGAAGGTGGTAATTATCAAACATTTTGATATTAGAATGCAGCCAAGGCACATGGGAAAAAGTTCCTCTTCTAAGATGGTTGTACCTATGCAAGCACAAAGGTACCCTCAACGAGTAAATAGGCATCCTCCACGTTATGGAACACAATAAAACTTCATGTACCCCATTGTGGCAATCACAAATCAATATAAAATGATTGTCTATTAAGAATATATTAAagtattatcattttttgtgcatcattgtagcaaaaaatattAGGCCTAAATAGTATACCAATCACATTATACTACTAACCACAAGACCTTTATGAAAATAAGAAATGTGTACACATATTTTGGCATTTGAAATTAGAGCCCAATTAATCTAATCATACATCTATTTAATATAATTGTCCAATCCTACAAATCCAACATAGAATCTATATGTGTACAgaataggcaaaaaaaaaaaaagtttcaaacttcTACTTTTGTAATCGatcttttttcctttgcatGATGGCTACTGTGGTGTACATTTCTATTTTCGTTCTCCACAACCTTTGTTCCAAACCCTCGTAAAAgtgtcaaagaaaaa encodes:
- the LOC115989994 gene encoding putative receptor-like protein 8, yielding MHIDLSWNLLQKDILRFLGALPDLKYLDLSYNEMQGPLSSKELSNLRNLEVLIVRENRLNGSLPFKDMTNFRSLEILDMSGNMFIGIFSPYIGTLSSLKTISLSQNKLHGNLYARANLTSLEYIDLSYNRFGGLFSFSSFANHSKLKVIRFKGENYQIEDGNKIWVCLLSGNNFSGVIPDKLCWLKNIAIMDLSKNNFSGTIPHCFHDLKFEEIDAFNGLTEPNSTFLEFRDIIVPYQSILKRNFENFEVEREVAAEIGIEFVMKYKSYFYKGGILDLMSGLDLSVNKLTGGIPLELGQLSPILALNLSYNQLTGSIPNTFSKLTQLESLDLSHNNLSGEIPSSLIDLHFLAVFNVAYNNLSSKVPNMKGQVGTFQNSSYEGNPFLCGPPLEKGCTRVDKTPPSPKKSSNASHRKCGGNEARPSPSTQHNMYGSTQVGPSTSACNEPTTFNKYNPINVNEYCMSLYQQIGSSTSLGQGFEGLYSYDHYPQPSSRPPSYHPLPPPSYSGQYNYDQDSQSPSPQHLYPTLYHGQPMSNPFHNNPYPHGQYSHDQHDLFITPQPSQPFPHVGDFYKPPNTWACSPNSKEEASITDYEEDASIQDNGEDAKDVEDMKVSSKDESDEGGNYQTF